One Halovivax ruber XH-70 genomic region harbors:
- a CDS encoding geranylgeranylglycerol-phosphate geranylgeranyltransferase yields the protein MTAVETGRGLWELLRPVNAIAAAVLTAIGAFVAGGLVEAPLAVGAAAAATFFGTGAGNAINDYFDREIDAHNKPDRPIPRGAVSPRQALWYAMACFAAAVVLALTLPVLAIGIALFNLLALISYTQVFKGLPGAGNVVVAYLGGSTFLFGAAAAGRIGPAVVLFALAALSTLSREIVKDVEDIAGDRAEGLNTLPIAIGERRALWIAVGVLAIAILASPIPYLTEAFGLAYLLVLVPAIAYMAYAAWTSLTDPARGQHHLKYGMFLAALAFVIGRLSVSVPALA from the coding sequence ATGACGGCGGTCGAGACCGGACGGGGACTGTGGGAGCTGTTACGTCCAGTGAACGCTATCGCCGCTGCCGTCCTCACGGCGATCGGCGCGTTTGTCGCGGGTGGACTCGTCGAGGCACCACTGGCCGTCGGCGCGGCCGCGGCGGCGACGTTCTTCGGGACGGGCGCGGGGAACGCGATCAACGACTACTTCGATCGGGAGATCGACGCCCACAACAAGCCAGACCGCCCCATTCCACGGGGTGCCGTCTCGCCACGTCAGGCACTCTGGTACGCGATGGCGTGCTTCGCCGCGGCCGTCGTACTCGCGTTGACGCTCCCGGTACTCGCGATCGGAATCGCCCTGTTCAATCTGCTCGCCCTGATCAGTTACACGCAGGTGTTCAAGGGCCTGCCCGGAGCGGGCAACGTCGTCGTCGCCTACCTGGGCGGCAGTACGTTCCTCTTCGGTGCGGCAGCCGCGGGACGGATCGGGCCAGCGGTGGTCCTCTTCGCGCTCGCGGCGCTCTCGACACTCAGCCGAGAAATCGTCAAGGACGTTGAAGACATCGCGGGCGACCGTGCCGAGGGGCTCAACACGCTCCCGATCGCGATCGGCGAGCGACGTGCCCTCTGGATCGCCGTCGGCGTGCTCGCGATTGCGATTCTCGCGAGCCCGATCCCGTACCTGACCGAGGCGTTCGGGCTGGCCTACCTGCTCGTGCTCGTCCCGGCGATCGCGTACATGGCCTACGCAGCGTGGACGAGCCTCACGGACCCGGCTCGCGGCCAGCACCACCTGAAGTACGGCATGTTCCTGGCGGCGCTCGCGTTCGTGATCGGGCGACTGAGTGTGTCGGTTCCGGCACTGGCATGA
- a CDS encoding ABC transporter permease yields MTGHTLTVAKKDFADAGRSKLLWSIIGLLVGLSALGYIIVWATGEDIAAGEMLGFLAIPLGVLVPIAALIGGYMAIVGERRSGSLKLLLGLPPNRADVVFGKLLGRAAVIGLAVVLSFAVALVLSVVLFGGAPIVDLASLGALSVLYGFAFVGLAVGVSAGVASRGRAMALTVGTFMIFFAFWELLTAGVYYFAHDGFPPAQPETWYLFAQQLNPLQSFAYAASTLVESQVFPVMFRFNLDQTFAAPADRVAGDTPFFLQEWFGALLLLVWVVVPVAIGYYRFEKADL; encoded by the coding sequence ATGACGGGTCACACGCTCACCGTGGCGAAGAAGGACTTCGCCGACGCGGGCCGTTCGAAACTGCTGTGGTCGATCATCGGCCTACTCGTTGGCCTTTCAGCGCTCGGCTACATCATCGTCTGGGCGACCGGCGAGGACATCGCGGCCGGCGAAATGCTCGGCTTCCTCGCGATCCCGCTCGGTGTCCTCGTCCCCATCGCCGCCCTCATCGGCGGCTACATGGCCATCGTCGGCGAACGCCGGTCGGGGAGCCTGAAACTCTTGCTCGGTCTTCCGCCGAACCGCGCCGACGTGGTCTTCGGCAAGCTCCTCGGTCGTGCCGCGGTGATCGGTCTCGCAGTCGTCCTCTCGTTCGCGGTCGCGCTGGTCCTGAGCGTCGTGCTGTTCGGTGGCGCACCGATCGTCGATCTGGCGTCGCTGGGAGCGTTGTCGGTCCTCTACGGCTTCGCGTTCGTCGGCCTCGCGGTCGGCGTCTCCGCCGGCGTCGCCTCGCGCGGCCGTGCGATGGCGCTCACCGTCGGCACGTTCATGATCTTCTTCGCGTTCTGGGAACTGCTCACCGCCGGCGTCTACTACTTCGCGCACGACGGATTCCCGCCCGCACAGCCGGAGACCTGGTACCTCTTCGCCCAGCAGCTGAACCCGCTTCAGTCCTTCGCGTACGCCGCCTCGACGCTGGTCGAGAGCCAGGTGTTCCCGGTCATGTTCCGGTTCAACCTCGATCAGACGTTCGCGGCGCCGGCCGACCGCGTCGCCGGCGACACCCCGTTCTTCCTGCAGGAGTGGTTTGGCGCCCTGCTACTGCTGGTCTGGGTCGTCGTCCCGGTCGCCATCGGCTACTATCGGTTCGAGAAGGCCGACCTGTAG
- a CDS encoding DUF5817 domain-containing protein: MYAVVGCSECSTLWIVEGRSETSQCPRCGSRRPFDARKKFVETEDADHAREVRASMLANRQDEGEAFASVDSVSELESQVEDGVVDDETFLAESGLDVDEVTAAGERDPRGSTSSGSRKEIVERAIEELDRPTADEAIAYAEERGVPSSYTERALEKLVRTGDASESRGRYRLL, from the coding sequence ATGTACGCGGTGGTCGGCTGTAGCGAGTGTTCCACCCTCTGGATCGTCGAGGGGCGATCGGAGACGAGTCAGTGTCCGCGCTGTGGCTCTCGCCGGCCGTTCGATGCCCGAAAGAAGTTCGTCGAGACCGAAGACGCCGATCACGCACGCGAGGTGCGCGCGTCGATGCTCGCGAATCGCCAGGACGAGGGCGAGGCGTTCGCGAGCGTGGACTCGGTCTCGGAGCTCGAATCACAGGTCGAAGACGGCGTCGTCGACGACGAGACGTTCCTCGCAGAATCCGGGCTCGACGTCGACGAAGTGACAGCGGCTGGCGAGCGCGACCCCCGTGGGTCGACCAGCAGTGGAAGTCGCAAGGAGATCGTCGAACGGGCGATCGAGGAACTCGACCGGCCGACCGCCGACGAGGCGATCGCCTACGCCGAGGAGCGCGGCGTTCCCTCGTCGTACACCGAACGGGCGCTCGAGAAGCTCGTCAGAACGGGCGACGCCAGTGAGAGTCGCGGGCGGTATCGACTGCTGTAG
- a CDS encoding ABC transporter substrate-binding protein produces MTDDSRMTRRTVLRTGVAAAGVSALAGCLSEFGDEGDEGDGSNGDETYTVSMPPVGAVEFDTVPESWAANNGSWADMGIALGQSPPEALYLASRYHTQYYDEIPGVSVDKGDMTSLWEGELTPEKFMGLAEDVDVFVNDPNFILGRTSGWEQSDIDLIEQTGTPFFANSIFSRGYDWHDYEYLSLYEAFENLAELFQETERYEAFAALHDEFQETLSEIVPPEGERPSVAIMWATEASLGEFSPYLIDEGTSFKQWRELGVVDAFAETDVRDFHNSRGAVGYETLLDIDPDVILFRGQEAKTAAEFQDTIVSALESDNTARKLSAVESGDVYRGGPLYQGPITNLVVTERAARQLYDVEEDLFDRQRVAEIVDGEL; encoded by the coding sequence ATGACCGACGATTCGCGGATGACCAGACGAACCGTCCTTCGAACGGGAGTGGCCGCGGCAGGGGTAAGCGCATTGGCCGGGTGTCTCTCCGAGTTTGGTGACGAGGGTGACGAGGGTGACGGGAGTAACGGCGACGAGACGTACACCGTCTCGATGCCGCCGGTGGGTGCGGTCGAGTTCGACACCGTCCCCGAGTCGTGGGCGGCGAACAACGGGAGCTGGGCGGACATGGGGATCGCGCTGGGGCAGTCGCCACCCGAAGCACTGTATCTCGCCTCGCGCTATCACACCCAGTACTACGACGAGATTCCCGGTGTGAGCGTCGACAAGGGCGACATGACGTCTCTCTGGGAGGGCGAACTGACACCGGAGAAGTTCATGGGGCTCGCCGAGGACGTCGACGTGTTCGTCAACGATCCGAACTTCATTCTCGGCCGGACCTCGGGCTGGGAGCAGAGCGATATCGACCTGATCGAGCAGACGGGCACACCCTTCTTCGCCAACAGTATCTTCTCGAGAGGCTACGACTGGCACGACTACGAGTACCTCTCGCTGTACGAGGCGTTCGAGAATCTCGCCGAACTGTTTCAGGAGACCGAACGCTACGAGGCGTTCGCGGCCCTTCACGACGAGTTCCAGGAGACGCTCTCGGAGATCGTTCCACCCGAGGGAGAGCGCCCGAGCGTCGCGATCATGTGGGCGACCGAGGCGAGTCTGGGCGAGTTCTCGCCGTACCTCATCGACGAGGGGACGAGTTTCAAGCAGTGGCGAGAGCTGGGTGTCGTCGACGCATTCGCCGAGACGGACGTTCGGGACTTCCACAACTCACGCGGTGCGGTCGGCTACGAGACGCTCCTCGACATCGATCCCGACGTGATTCTCTTCCGTGGGCAAGAGGCGAAGACGGCCGCCGAGTTCCAGGACACGATCGTCTCCGCCCTGGAATCTGACAACACGGCGCGGAAGCTCTCTGCGGTCGAAAGCGGCGACGTCTACCGCGGCGGGCCGCTCTATCAGGGGCCGATCACGAACCTCGTGGTGACCGAGCGCGCGGCGAGACAACTCTACGACGTCGAGGAGGACCTGTTCGATCGGCAGCGAGTTGCCGAGATCGTCGACGGAGAGTTATAG
- a CDS encoding DUF7511 domain-containing protein, giving the protein MSAKDAAVDPSMAAPGDDLELLSDEDGRWTIVPVAAEGDERLTQWLTVDADTLFELDDWR; this is encoded by the coding sequence ATGTCCGCGAAGGACGCAGCAGTCGATCCGTCGATGGCTGCACCGGGCGACGACCTCGAACTCCTCTCCGACGAGGACGGTCGGTGGACCATCGTCCCGGTAGCGGCCGAGGGAGACGAGCGGCTCACCCAGTGGCTCACCGTCGACGCGGACACACTTTTCGAACTCGACGACTGGCGGTAA
- a CDS encoding PhzF family phenazine biosynthesis protein yields MNNGTLTASVRLVDAFTDEPLAGNPAGVVFEADELVDEQRQAIANELSVSETAFASESDDADYRLQYFTPTQEVDLCGHATIGTLVAAHETGRLEPGTATIETNVGVLDVDIEPDGTAWMTQDAPTIREVDLGYDRVAEALGVEVAALEGVGADLPLAVSSTGLPFLMVPITYLQDVGGADPDMAEIETLADEFDATGIYLFTFDALEADSTVHGRMFAPGAGVPEDPVTGTASGAVGAYLRRFGAFSGDTGGTVTAGTGGDTSVAVSIDESAPTELVMEQGHYVDRPGRVRVRVDGDVRVGGHGIVSMTGELAVPSVAEDDIIEP; encoded by the coding sequence ATGAACAACGGAACACTCACGGCGTCGGTCAGGCTCGTCGATGCCTTCACCGACGAGCCACTCGCCGGCAACCCCGCCGGCGTCGTCTTCGAGGCCGACGAACTCGTCGACGAACAGCGCCAGGCGATCGCGAACGAACTCTCGGTCAGCGAGACGGCGTTCGCGAGTGAGAGTGACGACGCCGACTATCGCCTTCAGTACTTCACGCCGACCCAGGAGGTCGACCTCTGCGGGCACGCGACGATCGGGACGCTGGTCGCGGCGCACGAAACCGGCCGATTGGAACCGGGGACGGCGACCATCGAGACCAACGTCGGGGTGCTTGACGTCGATATCGAACCCGACGGAACCGCGTGGATGACCCAGGACGCTCCCACGATCCGTGAGGTCGATCTCGGCTACGACCGCGTCGCCGAGGCGCTCGGGGTCGAGGTCGCTGCCCTCGAAGGTGTTGGCGCCGACCTTCCCCTGGCCGTCTCGTCGACGGGATTGCCCTTCCTGATGGTCCCCATCACCTACCTGCAGGACGTCGGCGGGGCCGACCCCGACATGGCAGAGATCGAGACGCTGGCGGACGAGTTCGACGCGACCGGCATCTACCTCTTCACGTTCGACGCCCTCGAGGCCGACTCGACGGTACACGGGCGGATGTTCGCGCCAGGTGCAGGGGTTCCCGAAGATCCCGTCACCGGGACTGCGAGCGGCGCGGTGGGGGCGTACCTGCGTCGATTCGGGGCCTTCTCCGGCGACACCGGCGGGACGGTCACGGCGGGCACCGGCGGCGACACGAGCGTCGCCGTCTCGATCGACGAGTCGGCCCCGACGGAACTCGTGATGGAACAGGGCCACTACGTCGATCGTCCCGGTCGCGTCCGGGTCCGCGTCGACGGTGACGTTCGCGTCGGTGGGCACGGAATCGTCTCGATGACCGGTGAGCTGGCGGTTCCGTCAGTCGCCGAGGACGACATTATCGAACCCTGA
- a CDS encoding HNH endonuclease: MIDGSSIADTATPIALAVLAGGLLVGGYGLVAGPGGTGLSFVWGGLVVLSALGIGALGWRSLRERDTDEPEQPIPTPPLPDPLRREVRDERADGNCEFCRTESDSLSVEHVTPRADGGANVRTNLVALCPTCVEKVDDGVYARSELRDSVRRQEHPEKTML; this comes from the coding sequence ATGATTGACGGATCTTCCATCGCGGACACCGCCACTCCGATCGCACTGGCCGTTCTTGCGGGCGGTCTGCTCGTCGGAGGGTACGGCCTCGTCGCTGGCCCGGGTGGGACCGGACTGTCGTTCGTCTGGGGCGGGCTGGTGGTACTCTCCGCACTCGGTATCGGCGCTCTCGGCTGGCGATCCCTTCGCGAACGTGATACTGACGAACCCGAACAGCCGATTCCCACGCCGCCACTGCCAGACCCACTCCGCCGCGAAGTCCGGGACGAGCGTGCGGACGGCAACTGTGAGTTCTGCCGGACCGAGTCCGACTCGCTGTCGGTCGAACACGTCACGCCGCGGGCCGACGGGGGTGCGAACGTTCGAACGAATCTCGTCGCACTCTGCCCCACGTGTGTCGAAAAAGTCGACGACGGAGTGTACGCCCGCTCCGAACTCCGGGATTCGGTTCGACGCCAGGAACACCCCGAGAAGACGATGCTGTAG
- a CDS encoding pirin family protein: MTPPTAAGDRPSPIAGQRVQHGPGVTATRAFPTNAYQSSLDPFVLFERFFIDPDRGFPMHRHEGFEIVSYMLEGGMEHEDSLGVEHTASENEAMYITAGRGISHSEFPADDAACSGLQLWINLPPEAKDAEPGYADATAAELPTDVKPGATVTTVVGDGSPFDLHTPMEYVDVHVTDAWTWTPDEEWAGFLFGTDGTGAVDGHSFGEGDVLPITNGRQVEVTSDETLRAVAVSGRPHDEPIRLRGPVVR; encoded by the coding sequence ATGACACCACCGACAGCTGCGGGCGACCGACCGAGCCCGATCGCTGGCCAGCGCGTCCAGCACGGGCCCGGCGTCACCGCCACTCGCGCCTTCCCGACGAACGCCTATCAGTCGAGTCTGGACCCGTTCGTCCTCTTCGAACGCTTTTTCATCGACCCAGATCGTGGCTTTCCGATGCATCGCCACGAGGGATTCGAGATCGTCTCGTACATGCTCGAGGGTGGGATGGAGCACGAAGATTCCCTCGGCGTCGAACACACGGCCAGCGAGAACGAGGCAATGTACATCACCGCCGGGCGGGGAATCAGTCACTCGGAGTTTCCGGCCGACGACGCGGCCTGTTCCGGCCTCCAGCTCTGGATCAACCTCCCACCCGAGGCGAAAGACGCCGAGCCGGGGTACGCGGACGCGACCGCAGCCGAGTTACCGACAGACGTGAAACCCGGAGCGACCGTGACGACCGTCGTCGGCGACGGTTCGCCGTTCGACCTGCACACCCCGATGGAGTACGTAGACGTCCACGTCACCGACGCCTGGACCTGGACGCCCGACGAGGAGTGGGCCGGCTTCCTGTTCGGCACCGACGGGACGGGCGCCGTCGACGGCCACTCGTTCGGCGAGGGCGACGTCCTCCCGATCACGAACGGCCGCCAGGTGGAGGTGACGAGCGACGAGACGCTCCGGGCCGTCGCCGTCTCGGGCCGACCGCACGACGAGCCGATCCGACTGCGCGGGCCGGTCGTCCGATAG
- a CDS encoding CoA-binding protein, whose product MPVETDAALREILGHKRVGVVGCSTTPGKAAHDVPAYLQRHGYEIVPINPTAQEVLGRDAADSLTAVDTELPLVCIFRPSDEVAGIVDEAIDRGDVRVVWTQLGIRDPEAAKRAEDAGLSVVQDRCMKVEHGRLCG is encoded by the coding sequence ATGCCTGTCGAGACTGACGCGGCCCTCAGGGAGATTCTCGGCCACAAGCGCGTCGGGGTGGTCGGCTGTTCGACCACGCCCGGGAAAGCAGCCCACGACGTGCCCGCCTACTTGCAGCGACACGGGTACGAGATCGTTCCGATCAATCCGACCGCGCAGGAAGTTCTCGGACGCGACGCCGCCGACTCGCTCACGGCGGTCGACACCGAACTTCCGCTCGTCTGCATCTTTCGGCCGAGCGACGAGGTCGCGGGAATCGTCGACGAGGCGATCGATCGCGGCGACGTTCGCGTGGTGTGGACCCAGCTGGGCATACGCGATCCAGAGGCTGCCAAACGGGCCGAAGACGCGGGGCTCTCCGTCGTCCAGGATCGGTGCATGAAAGTCGAGCACGGCCGCCTCTGTGGGTGA
- the thiC gene encoding phosphomethylpyrimidine synthase ThiC, producing the protein MPRTQRQAARDGTITPEMERVAEREGCEPDRVREAVATGRAVIPANHAHTALDPMIIGEAFATKVNANIGNSETTSDIEAEREKLHTAVHYGADTVMDLGTGADLDTIREDHLDRSPVPLGTVPLYEAVKQAGDPAALTPELLLSVIEKQARQGVDYMTIHAGILAEHLPLTEGRKTGIVSRGGSIVAKWMEAHGEQNPLFSVYDDICELFATHDVTISLGDSLRPGCLADACDEAQYAELDTLGELTRRAWDHGVQVMIEGPGHVPMDRIAENVERQRRVCDGAPFYVLGPLVTDVAPGYDHITSAIGAAMAAQEGAAMLCYVTPKEHLGLPDREDVREGLAAYRIAAHAGDVANGRPGARDWDDALSEARYAFDWTEQFALALDPERAREYHDQTLPGDNYTDARFCSMCGVEFCSMRIDQDAREDGDLAALTADTDLDDSPASAVNRPPVGTHDGELGRTADDRSAPDTPAANE; encoded by the coding sequence ATGCCGCGTACCCAACGCCAGGCAGCCAGGGACGGAACGATTACACCGGAAATGGAACGCGTCGCCGAGCGGGAAGGGTGTGAGCCCGATCGCGTGCGAGAGGCGGTCGCCACGGGCCGGGCAGTGATCCCGGCGAATCACGCCCATACCGCGCTCGATCCGATGATCATCGGCGAGGCGTTCGCGACGAAGGTGAACGCGAACATCGGGAACAGCGAGACGACCAGCGACATCGAGGCGGAGCGCGAGAAACTACACACGGCGGTTCACTACGGTGCGGACACAGTGATGGATCTCGGGACGGGAGCCGACCTCGACACGATCCGCGAGGATCACCTCGATCGATCACCGGTTCCGCTGGGAACCGTTCCACTTTACGAGGCGGTCAAGCAGGCCGGCGATCCGGCAGCCCTCACGCCCGAGCTACTCCTGTCGGTCATCGAGAAGCAGGCCCGACAGGGCGTCGACTACATGACGATCCACGCGGGCATTCTCGCCGAGCACCTGCCGCTCACCGAGGGGCGCAAGACGGGGATCGTCTCGCGCGGCGGTTCGATCGTGGCGAAGTGGATGGAAGCGCACGGCGAACAGAATCCGCTGTTTTCCGTCTACGACGACATCTGCGAGCTCTTCGCGACCCACGACGTCACCATCAGTCTCGGCGATAGTTTGCGACCCGGTTGTCTGGCCGACGCCTGTGACGAGGCCCAGTACGCCGAACTCGACACGCTGGGTGAACTCACCCGACGGGCCTGGGATCACGGTGTACAGGTCATGATCGAGGGGCCCGGCCACGTGCCGATGGACCGCATCGCGGAGAACGTCGAGCGCCAGCGACGCGTCTGCGACGGCGCGCCGTTCTACGTGCTCGGCCCCCTCGTCACGGACGTCGCCCCCGGCTACGACCACATCACGAGCGCCATCGGCGCCGCCATGGCTGCACAGGAAGGCGCTGCGATGCTCTGTTACGTGACCCCGAAAGAACACCTCGGGCTCCCCGACCGGGAGGACGTTCGCGAGGGACTCGCGGCCTACCGGATCGCCGCCCACGCCGGCGACGTCGCGAACGGTCGCCCCGGCGCCCGCGACTGGGACGACGCCCTTTCGGAGGCGCGCTACGCCTTCGACTGGACTGAACAGTTCGCGCTCGCCCTCGATCCCGAACGCGCTCGGGAGTACCACGACCAGACCCTCCCCGGCGACAACTACACCGACGCCCGCTTCTGCTCGATGTGTGGCGTCGAGTTCTGTTCGATGCGCATCGACCAGGACGCCCGAGAGGATGGCGATCTCGCCGCACTGACCGCTGACACGGACCTCGACGACTCCCCTGCGTCGGCGGTCAATCGACCGCCCGTCGGCACGCACGATGGCGAGCTCGGTCGCACGGCCGACGACCGGTCGGCGCCCGACACGCCTGCGGCCAACGAGTGA
- a CDS encoding RAD55 family ATPase, which yields MYDLPDVPSADDLDAGTNVLVAGPPLTGKRDLAIEALASGANRGDGSIIVTTKDSADKVLDDFTEAVGVTDPDVGIVDCVTKQRGIGTVDDDPRIKYASSPVDMTGIGIKLSEFLQEFYENRSLTENRILLHSISTLLMYSDLQTVFRFLHVFTGRIQSADALGLCVIDSTAHDDQTMNTLKQLFDVVVEIEDGEGDQPKIRTAGLS from the coding sequence ATGTATGACCTCCCTGACGTCCCGTCGGCCGACGATCTCGACGCTGGAACGAACGTTCTCGTCGCGGGGCCGCCGCTGACCGGCAAACGCGATCTCGCGATCGAGGCGTTGGCGAGCGGCGCGAACCGTGGAGATGGGTCGATCATCGTCACGACGAAAGACAGTGCGGACAAGGTGCTCGACGATTTCACCGAGGCCGTGGGTGTCACAGACCCCGACGTCGGCATCGTCGATTGCGTGACGAAACAGCGCGGGATCGGGACCGTCGACGACGATCCGCGCATCAAGTACGCCTCGTCGCCGGTCGACATGACCGGCATCGGGATCAAACTCTCCGAGTTCCTCCAGGAGTTCTACGAGAACCGCTCGCTCACGGAGAATCGCATCCTCTTGCACTCGATCTCCACGCTGCTCATGTACTCGGATCTCCAGACCGTCTTCCGATTCCTCCACGTCTTCACCGGCCGCATCCAGAGTGCCGACGCCCTCGGGCTCTGTGTGATCGACTCGACCGCCCACGACGACCAGACGATGAACACGCTCAAACAGCTCTTCGACGTCGTCGTCGAGATCGAAGACGGCGAGGGCGACCAGCCGAAGATTCGAACGGCAGGTCTCTCCTGA
- a CDS encoding ABC transporter ATP-binding protein — MTAIRTDGLTKRFGDLTAVSGLDLEIEEGEVFGFLGPNGAGKSTTINMLLDFTRPTAGSATVLGYDAQAASDEISQRVGILPEGFSVYDRLTGRKHIEFAIETKGADQSPDDLLARVGLSPEDGDRAAGGYSKGMRQRLATGMALAGDPDLLIMDEPSTGLDPTGINEMQDLVRAEAERGTTVFFSSHILEHVEAVCDRVGILRAGELIALDTIEGLRASVGGGATMTVTAANTLDGVVDAVAAIDGVSNVTATGHRLEAFVERPAAKPLVVTTVADAGVELTDLRIEETSLESMFTTLIEGDDAPATTLAGDVESAPDRRVANAGGDE; from the coding sequence ATGACTGCAATACGAACCGACGGACTGACGAAACGATTCGGCGATCTCACGGCCGTCTCCGGGCTCGACCTCGAGATCGAGGAGGGGGAAGTCTTCGGCTTTCTGGGACCCAATGGCGCAGGGAAGTCGACGACGATCAACATGTTGCTCGATTTCACCCGGCCGACGGCGGGCTCGGCGACGGTTCTGGGATACGACGCCCAGGCGGCGTCTGACGAGATCAGCCAGCGGGTCGGTATCCTTCCCGAGGGGTTCTCGGTGTACGACCGTCTCACGGGACGAAAACACATCGAGTTCGCGATCGAGACGAAAGGTGCCGATCAGTCGCCGGACGACCTCCTGGCGCGCGTCGGTCTCTCGCCCGAGGACGGCGACCGCGCTGCGGGCGGCTACTCCAAGGGGATGCGCCAGCGCCTCGCGACCGGCATGGCCCTCGCGGGGGATCCGGATCTGCTCATCATGGACGAACCCTCGACCGGGCTCGACCCGACGGGGATCAACGAGATGCAGGATCTCGTCCGGGCGGAGGCCGAACGCGGGACGACCGTGTTCTTCTCGAGTCACATCTTAGAACACGTCGAGGCGGTCTGCGACCGCGTTGGGATCCTCCGCGCGGGCGAACTCATCGCGCTCGATACGATCGAGGGGTTACGCGCATCCGTCGGCGGCGGCGCGACGATGACGGTCACGGCCGCGAACACGCTCGACGGTGTCGTCGACGCTGTCGCCGCGATCGATGGCGTCTCGAACGTCACGGCGACCGGCCATCGACTCGAGGCGTTCGTCGAGCGACCCGCGGCGAAACCGCTCGTCGTCACGACCGTCGCCGACGCCGGCGTCGAGCTGACGGACCTCCGTATCGAGGAGACGTCACTCGAGTCGATGTTCACCACGCTGATCGAAGGTGACGATGCCCCGGCCACGACGCTCGCCGGTGACGTCGAGTCGGCGCCGGATCGAAGGGTGGCGAACGCCGGAGGTGACGAATGA
- a CDS encoding amphi-Trp domain-containing protein — MPEEVLFKTEEVRSRTEIADALVAAAEQIEDGTVALDSPTDDYRTGVPDEARFEVELERLTDSETGEQRYELEYEIRWTE, encoded by the coding sequence ATGCCCGAAGAAGTACTGTTCAAGACGGAAGAAGTCCGGTCACGAACCGAAATCGCCGACGCACTCGTCGCGGCCGCCGAACAGATCGAAGACGGGACGGTCGCACTCGACAGTCCGACCGACGATTACCGGACCGGTGTGCCAGACGAGGCTCGGTTCGAGGTTGAACTCGAGCGGCTCACCGATTCAGAAACCGGCGAACAGCGCTACGAACTGGAGTACGAGATTCGCTGGACCGAGTGA
- a CDS encoding universal stress protein, producing MFDRILLAVDGSDEARHAAARGLDLAEAFEATVDALFVVDDSALRLTRSSGERERLRERGDEVLADVESLAAERDRSITTTVVEGAPATAIGEYATENAADAIVVGRQGMTGLGKRLLGGVTERLLRGCNVPVFVVPADDDLTTGEEDYETVLVPTDGSDPAAAAADYGSAIAGRTGAALHVLNVVDVQAAGGLFSAGGLESEFLERLEARGHEIVDDAVADLDAEQSTLDVTTAVERISSHQGVAPGIREYAEENAVDLVVMGSRGRSTVGRQLLGSVASTVLRTVSVPVLVVSRAP from the coding sequence ATGTTCGATCGAATTCTTCTCGCCGTCGACGGCAGTGACGAGGCGCGCCACGCCGCGGCACGTGGGCTGGATCTCGCCGAGGCGTTCGAGGCGACAGTCGACGCGCTGTTTGTCGTGGACGACTCGGCGCTTCGTCTCACGCGCTCGTCGGGTGAACGGGAACGGCTTCGAGAACGGGGCGACGAAGTTCTCGCGGACGTCGAGTCACTCGCTGCCGAGCGCGATCGCTCGATCACCACCACGGTGGTCGAGGGCGCTCCCGCGACGGCGATCGGCGAGTACGCGACCGAGAACGCGGCGGATGCGATCGTCGTCGGGCGCCAGGGGATGACGGGGCTGGGGAAACGACTGCTGGGCGGCGTGACCGAACGACTGCTTCGCGGGTGCAACGTCCCGGTGTTCGTCGTCCCGGCGGACGACGATCTGACGACGGGCGAGGAGGACTACGAAACCGTTCTCGTGCCGACCGACGGCAGCGACCCGGCCGCAGCGGCGGCCGACTACGGCAGTGCGATCGCAGGGCGAACAGGCGCCGCGTTACACGTGCTCAACGTCGTCGACGTCCAGGCGGCCGGCGGTCTGTTCAGTGCAGGTGGCCTCGAGTCGGAATTCCTCGAACGGCTCGAAGCGCGTGGCCACGAAATCGTCGACGACGCGGTCGCGGATCTCGACGCCGAGCAGTCGACCCTCGACGTCACGACGGCCGTCGAACGGATCTCGTCTCACCAGGGCGTCGCTCCGGGAATCCGCGAGTACGCCGAGGAAAACGCGGTCGATCTCGTCGTCATGGGTTCTCGGGGTCGCTCCACCGTCGGTCGGCAGTTATTGGGCAGTGTCGCTTCGACGGTGTTGCGCACGGTTTCTGTCCCGGTACTCGTCGTCTCTCGGGCGCCCTAG